The nucleotide sequence CCCAGGTCTTGAAATTTTGTAGCCAGATGGTGGGAGTCTCCCTCACTGGTCAGGACACTCAGGGTgctgtggggggttgggggaggttcAGCATGTTGAGGGAACAGGAATTAGGTTGGTCTAATTGGTGGGAATATGCTTCCCCTTTTCAATCacttccctcttttccccttaCCTCCACCAGACCAGTGACAAGTCAGCACAAGAAAATGGTCCTTTACTCATTGTGATGGGCTGAGCCCCACCTTATCTCAGTTCCCAGTTGTGCTGTTGGAGATCACCCGCCAGTAACTTGCTTTGTGAATGGTGGCTCCTCAGAAagagggcctcagtttccccatctctgcaAGAAGTGGACTAGTTAGTTGATTTCTCAGGGCTCTTGCAACTCTGCAATTCTGGATTTTAAGCTTTACTTAAACCCTGAGCTTCAACTATATGCCAGGCCCTGACCTAGGCTGGAGGctaggtggaggggagggacaacAGTGGCCAAAGAGCAgcctcccccgccgccccccccccaggagaaaGATATCTGGGTTTGGTAGAGGGGGCTGTAGGAGGAAATAACATTCAACCTGACCATGTATAGTCAGACAAAGAGACCAGTGTGACAAAACACACAGTGGCAGGAGGGTGGGGATAGGTTCAGGAATCATACAACAAGCAACAGCGCTGAGCTGGTGGAGAGGGGGCTGTTGGAGGAGGGAAGTGGGCAGGAAAGAGAGGGTGAGGTGATAATTGTTGGTAACTGTCCCTAAAGGGATCTGTGCAAAGAAGGAGAACCAGGAACCCCACCGAACCACAGTAGGAGTGGTTTTGGAAGCACCCGCCCCAAGCAGAGTTTGGAATACAGGTGGTATATGAAGTGTGGAAATCTCCTCTGGGATCAGGAAACTCAGCATCCACACTGGGGACTTCTCTGGGTAGAAGTCAAGGATCAAGGAATGGATGAGATGACTTTCCACATATTTGAGGGATCTTTTCAAGAGGACAAGATCCTGCCAGGAGACCTACCCCTGCTCTCCAAACACCTATCATTTACTTGACCATCCCCATCCCGGCCTGCCTGTTATGGGTACAAGGAAGATTCCTTGTTCCAGACTTCTCCACTAGCCTGACTTGTTGTCTGACATGACACCTCCTTCCAACTGTCGCCTCGCTCCTTCCCCTCCATCCTGCCCCAGCATTATAGGAGATGTGAGAAGGTTAAGTGCTCCTATGTCAGCTCTGAGGTTAAGGCAAGGCTTTGTTTGTGGCTCTATCAGCCTCAGTTTGGGACTAGAGTCAGGCCTCAGATTGGCCAGGGTCAGGGCCAGGTCAGAGGTCAGCTGGGAGTCACAGCTCAGTACTTAGCCTACAACTCAGCCTTAGCCCTCTGTCTGTGGCTAAATTCTGGCTTCAGCGGGTACCTGGGTCCACCTTTCCCAAGTGTTCACACACCCACAGGGGAGGTGAGATGACTACCACATGAGTCCCAGAAAACTGGCCTCTACCTGCCTGACCCAGGACATTGTATGGGTCAGACTCATGCTTGCTTTGGTGGTCACCCGGCCATGGTAGAGCTGAGACTAGAATCCAGGACTCCTGCCTCCAAGCCTGAGGCTCTGACTGCTGTTCCAAAGTCTGTCTGAGCCTGGGATCCCTCCATCTGAGAGGCAAAACAGATTTGTCTGAATTCTAGAAAGGCCCAGCTGGGTAGATCTGACTGCATTCTCCTACCTCCCTATGTCAGGTGCGTCGTCAGTACTCACGAACATGTACTGTccagagcaaggggagaggccaCTAGCTTACTCCGGTttggggctggaggaggctggCTTCATGGGGAAGGATCTCTAGCCACTGTCAGAGGAAGTGGCCCCCATCTGGACCTGTCACCTCCCCCTCTCTTCCAGGGCCTGTAGCCACACTCAAAGGTCACCCAGCTGGCCCTATGAGGGCCCTTTCCTCTTTCAGAGTAATAAAAGGAAAGTACATTTTTGGTAGAAAAgtccctcctgctccctgggAAACCCCGGTGGCCGGATGGACTTCGGGATATCCCAGAGGAAGCTGAAGGCGGGGCCTTGCCCCTACCCCGACCCCCAGCACAATGCAGCCAGGCTCTCCCACGCTGCCATGGAGCAGCCCCAGGGTCGTTTCATCCAGGCTCCCACCCCCTGGTGGCCTACAGGAAGCCTCCCCGCCGCCCCACCTCTCCAGTGGACAACAAGAAGTCAGATGAGCACCTGTTTGGATCCCAGGCCCAGACCTCTGTGAGATGCAGCTAGAGGGGAGAGGAAACAACTTGAGCCAGGAGAGCTGAGGCCACTTGGCAGGGGAAGCAAGGGTAGCCTGAAGACAGGGCAGGAGCCCTGGCCCTGGGGACACGGAGGGTTTAGACTCTAGGCAAAGTCTGCAGAGACGGGCCCAAAGCTGAGGGCATGAGGGAAATGATGTGTGGGGGAGTCAAAGCTTTTCCGTGAGGACCTGACCACCACGCTCCCTCTGTGCCCTTGGCCCTGGCAGGCCATCCACAGGTCCCACCCCTAGACACCTGGCCAGCCGCCCAGCCCAGCCATGGCACTGTGCCTGAAGCAGGTGTTCGCCAAGGACAAGACATTCCGGCCTCGGAAGCGCTTTGAGCCCGGCACACAGCGCTTCGAGCTATATAAGAAGGCGCAGGCATCACTCAAGTCGGGGCTGGACCTGCGCAGTGTGGTGAGGCTGCCACCAGGGGAGAACATCGACGACTGGATCGCCGTGCATGTGGTGGACTTCTTCAACCGCATCAACCTCATCTACGGCACCATGGCTGAGCGCTGCAGCGAAAGCAGCTGCCCGGTCATGGCCGGTGGGCCCCGCTATGAGTACCGCTGGCAGGACGAGCGCCAGTACCGGCGGCCCGCCAAGCTCTCGGCGCCGCGCTACATGGCCTTGCTCATGGACTGGATTGAGGGCCTCATCAATGACGAGGACGTCTTCCCCACTCGTGTTGGTGAGTACCCACCCGCAGATGAGTCAGGCCCagccggggagggagggagcccccagagcccattctacagatgaggcgTTTAGTTTGCCATAGCAGTTCTATaaggggttggggttggggggcagttATGATTTTCATCCCCATTTTGTAGAAGAGGCATCTGATCCTCAGGGAGGTTCAGTGTCTGCTCAAGATCGGGCATCTTGAGCTGGGACTGCCCACCTCGAAGCTTGGGACTCTTCTTATCTGAAGCTTAAATGTCCCTCCAGGAGCCACCCTGGCCAAGACCACTGTGATTCTTGGAACCTTCTTGAAGAGATGCGTCTAGGTGCTCCTAGCCCGTCACCCTGCCTGGGCTGACTGACCTCCTGTTAGTTCTGCAACCTTCTGTTAGTTCTGACTCTTCCCtccaggaaagagaagagggTGGGGATTGGGAGGGCCCGATTAGATCTCTATCTCACAGCGGTCTGAGGGCGGAATTTTCCCTTGTCAGGCCCAAGCCATGGGGCCTTTTCTTATCTCAGCTGGGCAGCCTGGTGAGGGTGGCAAGAGGGGATGAGTGCTGTCACACCGGCCTGGCTTCCCCATCCCAGGGCAGCAAGAGCAGGTGTTGGCTCAGGAGCTGAGCAGGCATGACACCGTATCCATCACAGCATCGTCACCGCCACCTGGCCCCCTGTTCCTCTGTGTTAAGGCTACAGGACTCAGAGatgggtggggcagggtgggcaaGCCCAGAGAGGAAAAGTCTGAATACTGAGGGAGGCTGGGCACTGAGTCACAGTTCAGTGCTCACAGCCCCTCCCCATCTGGGGCCTGCCATTTCCTGCACTATCAGGCCCGACAGTGGGCATCCGCCTTTCACACAGGAGGAACCAAGGCCAACAGAGGGACAGTGCACTGAATCGGTGATTCAGAACTGCACCTCGGATCTCTTGGGGTCTGGGCCCCCAAGTCTAGGTGGTCAGGACAAGTCTGAGGATCCCGGACTGGGCCTGCAAGGGCTCACAAGGAAGCAGGGCTCCACCCCACCTGAGAGCCGTGAGGCCCTGTGTGAAGCAGGGTGAACCAGTGTGGGCCCGTGTCTGGGCTCTTATTCCCTTCTCGCCTTAACCCCCAGGCCTAGGACACCCCAGGTGTCCGTGCCTTAACCCTGCAGATGGCTCTGCCATAGCAGAGAAAAAGGCATAGTCACCAAGATCTCTACCCTGAGTGCAGGGGACTGTGCAGAAAGGCGCCTTTTTCACAGATGCTGGAAAGCTTCTCCCAGGCGGAGGCTGTGGTGTTTATCTCTGCAAGTAATCCTGCCTCCAGTCTGTACTAATTCCTAGTATGGCCTTGGGTGAGTGGGGTCACCATCATGCCTAGATCACCATCATGTTTAGAAGGGCTTCCGTACCCATATCATAGGAGGCAAAAGATGCAGAGGACCCAGCACAGGGCCCAGATCAAAGATGGAAGGTTCTTTGTGTTATTGAATAGTTAAAGCGATGAGAGGTATCTGAACTAATTCTTGAGGATTTTGTAATTCTCAAGATGGGGAATTTGGGGACTGCTGCATGAATGGTATGAAGAGGAAGGAGTTGGGGTGGGGCTGGCGAAGGAGGTTGGGGTCAGATGGTGAAAGGCTTTGAGCAGGCACCATGCTGTGAAGTTAGAACTTAATCCCAAAgacctgtgtttttaaaaatggaccagAGATGTTGATTAAACCCCCCTTGGAATTATATCCAGTATATCACTGGGCAGCACCTATGGACACACATATTTCTGTGGGGAATCTGGGCATAACTTCCATTGTAGTCAAAGAAAGGTTGGTCAGTGATCCCCTGTATGATTGCAGAGTCTGGCCCCAGGTGATGGGAATATTGGGAGATGATTCGTAGTTCAAAGGGGAAAGGCACAATGGGATCTGTGCTTTtagaggggaagcagggagaaaggggaccctGATCTCTCCGTCCCCTGCAGGGAACTGGCCATCCTGGGTGAAGGGTGCCTGTGGCGGGAAGGGCAGAGTTGGGCAGCGGTTCATCCCTAGGCTGCTGATCCCCCCACTTCTGCCTGTTCCCACCTCCTAGGAGTTCCCTTCCCCAAGAACTTCCAGCAGGTCTGCACCAAGATCCTGACCCGCCTCTTCCGGGTCTTTGTCCATGTCTACATCCACCACTTCGACAGCATCCTCAGCATGGGGGCCGAAGCACATGTCAACACCTGCTACAAGCACTTCTACTACTTCATCCGCGAGTTCAGCCTGGTGGACCAGCGGGAGCTGGAGCCTCTGGTGAGGCCAGGCCcctgctgccctcccctccttcccagggCTAGCTGCCAAGTTTTCAGATCCAAAGGCTACCTACTTTCAGAAAACCCAATACCCAATCCATGGGCAATTCATGGAACCATGGAttctgtactttattttttttttaaagattttatttatttatttgacagatcacaagtaggcagagagagagggggaagcaggctccctgctgagcagagaacccgatgtggggcttgatcccaggaccctgggatcatgacctgagccgaaggcagaggctttaacccacttagccacccaggcaccatgatTCTGCACTTTAATAGAGAATTCATTCTAGTCTCCGTTTATAGACTCAGATCTGCAtcctggggttggggtgggggagggcaggaaggggctgAATTCAAGCAGAACAGCCAGACCTCATGGTTTGGGAAGGGGCTGCCTGGTAGATGGAACTCTGACTGAGCCCTACCTACCTTCTGTCTCTGCAGAGGGAGATGACAGAGCGGATCTGTCACTGAGCCCAAGCCTGGAGTCGTTGCCTGTCCTGTGGATCATCAGAACACAGAGTAGCTGGGGGGAGGACCCTCAGGAATCTGGTGGCAGAGGAACCTGAAGTCCCTGGGACCCCTCTGCATACACCAAGCCGCTGGACTTGTGGTTCTCAGGAGTCTGCCCATATGCTCCCTGACTGCTTATGAatggagaaggaggggcagaaggaaaaggacagaagGAGCTGCACCTCCAGATGAAGTCTAAGGGTGGGATGGGCTGGGTTTCTGCCCCAGTACTTGACCCTTCCTTGGCGGTTCCCGTGCCTGTATGGGGCATGTGGGTGTGGCTGAGCGATAGAAAGGTACAAGACCGTAGGCACACTGTGTGTGAGTAAGCGCAGATGACTCTGTGTGAGGGTGTGAGAGCGTGTGATTTTCACTGTGGGATGTGTCTGTAAGAGTCAGCTGCCTTAGACCCTCCCTGGCACATACTAGACCTCCCATAAATGTGAGGTAAGTAGAAGAACGGAGGGAAGAAGGGGTTAGGACCACCAGACAGTGACCACTGTGCAAGTGATGGCTGGTCAGTGGTCTGACCATGTGTGTGAGTGCACAAAATATGATTGTAGATGTAGCTCTTTATTTGAACCTTCAGGCTACCAGCTTCCGTAAGCATGAGTTCTGGGGAGCCGTGGGGATGTAAGAAAGGAGTCCTGCCCTGAGTACCTAAACCCTTGGCCCACCACAGACACAGGTTCTGATCTGCTTAGCCAGAGATGCCCAGGAACTGTCATTTTACTCATCCCTTTGCCTCCAGGAAAGCCTGATGATAGACAGCCTCCAGAGGGCTGGGGACGATCCCTCATGCCCACATAGGTCCTCTGGTCCTTAAATTGGGAATCATACGCTCCAGTCTAGCTCCCAGAATCTGTAGACTTGGCTCTCGGGATCTGAAGCCCAGCGCAAGATAATCCCCTAGCCCAAGGAGCTAGAGGAACTTGAATTCGGAAACCCTGGAGACTTGTCTCCCATCCTCGGACAGAGAAGATGTGTGGCTAGTGAATGGACTCTTCCAGGCTTGGAAAGCCCCCTGTACTGCGAGGACATGCCTCCTGCCCGAGCCATCCCTGAGACATTCCAGCTGGTTGGACAGCTTTCCACAGAGAACATGGGATGTTCATTTGCCACTCCATTACTCCATACCGCCGTGCCCAGCCCTGTGCCCAGACCCACCAGACTCTACACTGGGAGGCCAGCATGGAGAGCCAGAAAGGGCCTGGGGATCATCCAATCTCACAGAATCATCTCTTTACATAGGAGGAAGCTGAAaccaggaggaagggagagagaaactatCCAAGACCTCCCTGTGAGGCTTTTGTGGAGCTGGAGTAGAAACCCCAGGTCCTGACTCCCACCCCGGGGCTTGCAGATTGCTACATAGGGAAATGAGCTGCATGTGGAAAGAGGGTTTGACAGCCCCTCTCTAGAGCACAACTGTTCCTGCTTTGAGCAAGGATTTCTAGTGATGTCAGAGTGCCCCACTGCCCCTCAGGTCTGCTGGGGCTGTATGCTGAGCCAAGCCTCCAAAATTATCCCCCTCTCCGTGGCCCAGCAGCTGCCTGATCTCTGAGGAAGCAGATGGGGCTCCTGGGGCCAGCCAGCCGACCCCACACTGCTGCCTCTGGAGAAGTTCCAGAGGCAAACACTGACCCAGCAACTTCACCAGAGGCTCTGGGGTAGGGTGGGGTCCAGGGATCAGAGATTCCCTTGGGGAGGACTGTGGATTGGAAAATGGGTTCCAGGCTCTGGCCAGTGCTGactgtggagggggtggggagacggGAAATCTATTTTTGTGAAACAGAGGGAAgagtttattattgttatttttggtaAAATAAAGGAGGCAAACTAAAGCGGCCCTGGTGGGAAGCTGTGGTCTGGATGCCACATGGCTCCTGGGCAGGCTGAGAAGGGAACTGGGCCAGAATGGAGAAGGGAGGGTTTTTTGTCCTGAGATCCCAGGCCATGGGGAGGGCTGGCTGGTGTGGTCATGTCTGGCCTAGCTCTCCAGGGCGGAGATACCAAGGttttcccaggactctgggaattcTGGACCCAGAATTTCTGGCCTTGTTTAGGAGTAGGGAGGGCTGGCCCTTGCTTCGTGGAATTCAGTCTCTTGGGAGTCTTtccttgtttcagctcaggttcccTGTCATGGCTGTTCTCACCCCGAGTCCTTAGTCTGTGTGGTTTATTGGAGCAAATGGGTCAAGGACAGAGCAGAAATATAGTCCTAACCCTAATCACAGCAAgggaagcctttctcaagaaaaggCTGTTTGTTGGGTTCTGGCTAGAGCTCAAAGTGAGGGTGGCAAGACATGGGCTGACTTCTGAGCTTATTCCTCAGGAGACATCTGAGCCCCTTAGCACAGGTCTTGCTGTGATTCCACTGTCCTTCACCCACCAACTGCCCAGACAAGAGTCAGCAATGGGCCACCTAGAGCTCTTTCCTCTCCCTATGAGGGAGGGAGATAGGCTGGCTTTATGCAGTGGCTCTCCTGGGAAGTAGAGTCCTGGGGTCCAGTCCCAGTCTGTTTCATGAGCAGGTGTGGAAGTGAGGGACTGATTTACCTCTGAGCTCCTTCATTACTCACAGTCTGTGGATCATTCATAGTCATAACAGTAATAGCTAACACTCATTATGTATCGGGCACAGCTCTAAATGCTTGACGTGTCATAGCTTACCAAATCAGGTCTGTCTTTGGCTAGATGCCTATCTCCCTTCCTGGTGCCCAGTATCCATGTTTTCACTGCTTTAGAATCTGGAAAGTCCTCCACTCTGCCCTTCTTTCTTCTGGCTTACCAGAGGAGGCCCAGCCTACCATCCTAAAAGGCGGCCCTGCTTGCACACCTCCTATGCCAGGTCACCATTACCTCCTGAATGACTGGACAGTTCAGACTCAAagttcaggctctgcactcataGTTGTTTTGGAATATACCATGGCAAGGAAGGTAAATTTATCTCAGAACTGTGTGACCAAGTCCTGCACTTAAGGTGGGAATGTCTGACTACATCAGGAAAACATCACAAAATCACTTTGAGAAATTCAGAGCAGGATGCTTGGAGAAGACTGGATagaggtggagaaaaaggaggataCATGAATAGAGAGTTGGGGCTTCAGTAAGCCAGAGGAAAGCAGGCAGCATTTCCCCTACCCCACAGGGCAAAACTTAGCAGGAGAGGGTCCTGTGAGAGGCAGTGTATTGGGGGTAGAAGGCCAGTTTGGTTGGGCAGCCACAGCAGAAGGCTTTGCTTTCCTGTTTGTTCAAGATCCATAAAAGTATTTAGAGCAGGGAATGAGGTAGAAGCAAGACACTCTTCCCATTTTGGGGCAGAGCATCTACCTTTGAGTAAGGGATACCCCGCCATCCTTGGCCCTGGTGAACAGTGTAGCTGCTTTGAGGTTTCCTGCTGCCATTCTCACTGTCCCACCCCCAGAAGCTGTATGTAGTGCATGGTGAAGGGAGCCACCAAATCAGTGGAGGTCCACGTGATTTGGGGGAGCCCTCCTGGAGCCCTTCCTTTTCTGAA is from Meles meles chromosome 1, mMelMel3.1 paternal haplotype, whole genome shotgun sequence and encodes:
- the MOB3C gene encoding MOB kinase activator 3C isoform X1, with protein sequence MALCLKQVFAKDKTFRPRKRFEPGTQRFELYKKAQASLKSGLDLRSVVRLPPGENIDDWIAVHVVDFFNRINLIYGTMAERCSESSCPVMAGGPRYEYRWQDERQYRRPAKLSAPRYMALLMDWIEGLINDEDVFPTRVGVPFPKNFQQVCTKILTRLFRVFVHVYIHHFDSILSMGAEAHVNTCYKHFYYFIREFSLVDQRELEPLREMTERICH
- the MOB3C gene encoding MOB kinase activator 3C isoform X2; this encodes MALCLKQVFAKDKTFRPRKRFEPGTQRFELYKKAQASLKSGLDLRSVVRLPPGENIDDWIAVHVVDFFNRINLIYGTMAERCSESSCPVMAGGPRYEYRWQDERQYRRPAKLSAPRYMALLMDWIEGLINDEDVFPTRVEGDDRADLSLSPSLESLPVLWIIRTQSSWGEDPQESGGRGT